A window from Argopecten irradians isolate NY chromosome 3, Ai_NY, whole genome shotgun sequence encodes these proteins:
- the LOC138318927 gene encoding uncharacterized protein — protein sequence MLRIIQKGRVQQGVRAVTNSLFSTSARTASASLPEVPSSNSMKELAQGAKFGMVPTKGRYADYVIGEQKRCLKWKWENPDGMVHQITSFEERLMYGLLTFMIAFSILEYWGSTAMKTNAVKYNWKSS from the exons ATGTTGAGGATTATTCAGAAAGGTCGTGTTCAGCAG GGAGTCCGTGCTGTGACCAACTCCCTGTTTTCCACAAGCGCAAGGACTGCATCAGCTTCATTACCAGAAGTACCAAGTAGCAACAGTATGAAAGAGCTGGCTCAGGGAGCCAAGTTTGGCATGGTCCCAACTAAAGGAAGATATGCAGACTATGTTATTGGGGAGCAAAAACGTTGTTTG AAATGGAAATGGGAAAACCCAGATGGTATGGTACATCAGATTACAAGTTTTGAAGAACGATTGATGTATGGACTTCTGACATTCATGATCGCCTTTTCTATCCTGGAATATTGGGGATCTACAGCTATGAAGACAAATGCCGTCAAATATAATTGGAAGTCTA GCTAA
- the LOC138318925 gene encoding coiled-coil domain-containing protein 170-like — protein MASYLRDPEQNGLPTIRRTGILESQSSSSPHRITTVETDVLHRYSSPIATTTYNTESILNPRPPSPSHRRAVSDLTDQVKAFKEELRKKDALIQQLVSIDSAQKVTVRSGADAYRHDAIFMGDRHAVDTARSEVATLQVKNEKLQVNIAELKTELEAKDIKIKELKTLYDTSKESEHRLTSLLESHRQQIMELEGKAGSYESVVGRSEFTVSALQQQIREGQEKILELESRLRTHLDDREAAEVKCQSATKRYDELLIQITGLLQVESIQGGSTLCPEDILRRLTDLVQENALLKGKIVTMSECLNSTELETKASRETIMRLVSEVGKEQKIATRYTSEIEAIRMERDDAVNSRHGLEREIELLKERLEASHKSVEATRRELELRDSRITSLDREYRTHHHDVHVVTTQLTTLKEKLAAILSTADFRLDMSEEAIIGRINTLIQENCEFISRNESLQERVKTLTQQLESQYELHKSAAARARKAETDLAEYDSRLRSAEGELTAGDVLRDGLRGDKEKYMRCLQQLAEVMKMERISVDLGLDMTIEALMARADQLVKMEKDALIDKSTHIYNLQRKIKSLKEQLESKDLHVDLLRKKITGLEERVLGKTEIEKERDGETYRVRKLEKVVEKYKLQNQDLRHEITNLKANLLGSSEMKIRTLEQRKEIEELCAQVEELEKLRSRQAHKISKLKSSVDIQESESQEKRVIADNAVHALSSELKTTKNALIAIQNREKQLLDFRGVVSRMLGLDLSTLAVPDYEIISRLEKLIQAHHNHTFTTMSMEEALAEMEDGYLTGFEECRTRTIPIPTQSTIGRSRERARRKAARARARSVSPQRRDHRVY, from the exons ATGGCAAGTTATTTACGGGATCCAGAACAAAATGGACTGCCAACGATACGTAGAACAGGAATATTGGAGTCCCAGTCGTCCAGCTCACCACACCGGATAACTACAGTGGAAACAGATGTCTTACACCGGTATTCTTCCCCCATCGCCACTACCACATATAATACGGAGTCGATATTGAATCCTCGACCTCCATCTCCATCACATAGAAGGGCAGTTTCTGAT CTGACAGATCAGGTAAAAGCTTTCAAAGAAGAACTGAGGAAAAAGGATGCCTTGATCCAGCAGCTTGTTAG cATTGATTCCGCTCAAAAAGTAACAGTACGGTCAGGGGCTGATGCATACAGA CATGATGCCATATTTATGGGTGACAGACACGCAGTAGATACTGCTCGAAGTGAAGTTGCAACTCTGCaagtcaaaaatgaaaaattacaaGTCAAT ATTGCTGAGTTAAAGACAGAACTAGAAGCCAAGGACATTAAAATAAAGGAGCTGAAGACCTTATATGATACGAGTAAGGAAAGTGAGCATCGTCTCACCTCGCTTCTCGAATCTCATCGCCAACAGATCATGGAGCTTGAAGGAAAAGCAGGCAGTTATGAGAGTGTTGTAGGACGCAGTGAATTTACTGTTTCTGCCCTCCAACAGCAGATTCGGGAAGGACAAGAAAAGATCTTAGAGCTGGAGTCTCGTTTGag AACTCACTTGGATGACCGTGAGGCTGCTGAAGTAAAATGTCAGTCAGCAACAAAACGCTATGATGAGTTACTTATACAGATCACAGGCCTGCTTCAGGTGGAGAGTATACAGGGAGGGTCTACACTGTGTCCTGAGGACATCCTTAGACGA TTAACAGATCTTGTTCAAGAAAATGCTTTACTCAAGGGAAAAATTGTGACCATGAGCGAATGTCTGAACAGCACAGAGCTCGAAACAAAAGCCAGCAGGGAAACCATAATGAGgctggtgtcagaagtgggcAAGGAACAAAAGATCGCCACCAGATACACATCAGAAATAGAAGCTATCAGAATG GAGAGAGATGATGCTGTAAATTCAAGACATGGTTTAGAAAGAGAGATAGAATTACTGAAGGAACGCCTAGAGGCTAGTCATAAGTCTGTAGAGGCCACAAGAAGGGAGTTGGAACTACGCGACTccagaattacctcccttgatcGTGAATACCGCACCCATCACCATGATGTACATGTGGTCACTACACAGCTAACGACACTGAAAGAAAAGCTGGCCGCCATTTTGAGTACAGCCGACTTCAGACTAGATATGTCAGAGGAGGCCATTATAGGACGCATCAATACCCTCATACAGGAAAACTGTGAATTCATCAGT AGAAACGAGTCACTCCAGGAGCGTGTGAAGACTTTGACACAACAACTTGAAAGTCAGTATGAACTTCACAAGTCTGCTGCCGCCAGGGCTCGCAAGGCTGAGACAGATCTAGCAGAATATGACTCACGTCTACGCAGTGCTGAAGGAGAGCTTACCGCTGGGGATGTTCTCAGAGATGGCTTGAGGGGCGACAAGGAAAAG TACATGAGATGTCTGCAACAACTGGCTGAGGTCATGAAAATGGAACGCATTTCAGTGGACTTAGGATTAGACATGACTATTGAAGCTTTGATGGCCCGAGCTGACCAACTAGTCAAGATGGAAAAAGATGCCCTGATTGACAAGTCTACACATATCTATAACCTACAACGCAAAATCAAATCTCTCAAAGAACAATTAGAGAGCAAAGACCTTCACGTCGACCTCCTGAGGAAAAAGATCACTGGTCTAGAAGAGAGGGTCTTGGGAAAGACAGAAATTGAGAAGGAACGTGATGGAGAGACATACCGAGTACGAAAACTGGAAAAGGTTGTGGAGAAGTACAAACTACAGAACCAAGACCTTCGACACGAAATCACCAACCTTAAGGCTAATTTACTTGGGTCAAGCGAGATGAag ATTCGTACCCTTGAACAGAGGAAGGAGATTGAGGAGTTGTGTGCACAGGTGGAGGAACTAGAGAAATTGAGATCAAGACAGGCACACAAAATCTCCAAGCTGAAAAGTTCTGTTGATATTCAGGAGAGTGAGTCACAGGAAAAGAGGGTTATCGCAGACAACGCAGTACATGCACTCTCTAGTGAGCTGAAGACAACAAAGAATGCTCTGATAGCTATACAGAACAGAGAGAAACAG TTGCTTGACTTCCGTGGTGTTGTATCCCGAATGCTGGGACTGGATCTGAGTACTCTGGCTGTACCCGACTACGAGATCATCTCACGCTTGGAGAAGTTGATTCAGGCTCACCACAATCACACCTTCACAACAATGAGTATGGAGGAAGCTTTGGCTGAAATGGAGGATGGGTATCTGACTGGCTTTGAGGAGTGTCGTACCAGAACCATACCCATACCCACTCAGTCTACCATTGGAAGGTCAAGGGAACGAGCCCGGCGCAAGGCAGCACGTGCACGTGCACGATCCGTTTCACCTCAGCGACGTGACCACAGAGTGTACTGA